A region of the Acipenser ruthenus chromosome 40, fAciRut3.2 maternal haplotype, whole genome shotgun sequence genome:
CTCGCAGCCGTCCCCGACCCCTGCGCGGTCGCCACTGGCGAGCAGCCTCCATTTGCGTCCGAGGACGCCGAAGGTCGTGCCTCGTGCACCTTCAGCTCAAGGTAGGTGTTGTACTTAATTTCACTATTATTTCCTCATTCATCATGTAcatggcttattattattattatttatttttttctactttcCAGGGGTGTCCAAGCGCCAGCCAGCTTCGCCTGCCTTCTGGGAGGAGGTCACAGATACGGAGCTGGTTGCCATCTGCGACGTAGCCCCTCCCAGTAAGTATAATACTCAATTTTAATGTCAGAAtcacatattgtacagtattgagaCACTCATTTTTTAGATGATTTTATGactcttttgttttgtgttgctgtgtttattaGCTAACGACTGAGTTCCTTGAACGTGGTAAGGTAGGTCTTGGTGACAGACCCTGTGTCTTCACTGTACATTAAAATCGCATCACTCTCTGCCCTTTTTCACTCTCCTGGCTGACTGCCCTGCACAATGCGAATGACTCCTCTCCCACCTCGGATTGCCCCTCCATCCTTTCTCACATTACGCACTCGTGGATTGCTTGCATGTTTTTAGTGGTGTTGTAGTTTGTGGCACAGTAGATTTTAATGCAAATCACTACAgcatgcttgcttgcttgcttgcttgcttgcttcgATCATTTTAGTGTATAGTGCATGTATATCATTAGTAACATGTcaaatctatgtgtgtgtgtgtgtgtgtgtgtgtgctctacaAGCCGGTCCTGTACAGTTCCCTCATGTCCAACAGCGCTCCCAACCAACGGCTGAACCGGCAAAGCAGCCTTCGCAAACGCAACCAGCACAGAGTGCTGAGGTgagatgtcgtttttttttttcttctctttacaCAAACTAAGTGTGAAAAAGTAAACGCAAACTTTGTGCCCTGTATTGCATTGTAAATGTGTTCAGTTATAATGtgcatatatgtttgtttttatttttcctgcagGTGCTTCTTCCTGAAGCATGGAAGCAGTCGCTGCCCAAGGAGCAGCATGAGTGGATCGCCAGGGCACTGTTCATCAGGAACAGGATTGGGAAGCTGGAGCTGACCTCGGACCTGCGTCTGTGGTGGTTCCCTCCCCAGCCCCGGCTGATCCACAATCAGCCTCCGGCATCGCCAGGCCCCTTCTTCTGCCGTCCTCTGTTTCTCTGGATGCCCTACCGCATGTGGGCATTCAAGCTGACGTGCACCCAGCCCGAGTGCCTCGGCCACAAGCTGACTGGCGCCGGGCTGTACAAGACCGTCCGGAGGGTCTTGAGCATTGACGGTTGGTACGACATGGCCACGGAGTACCTGGAGTGCCGTCAGTGCAAGAAGAAGGTGGCTGGCTGGTCCGGTCATGTGCTGAATCAGCTGGATCCAGCTCATCGGAGCCTCTTCCCGGCGATTCTCACGTACCGGTaagtgtaaagtgttttttttattttttattttttattttttaattaaaaaaaaaagaaaacatttagttACTTCTGTTAAATGATGCACATTTAATAACCGTGTCTTGCAGGCTGTCTTGCGACATGAGGGTGCTGAGGCTGATGCGGGAGCGCACTCTGGGAAACAGTGCCACCCAGCTGTACAATACGCTGTGCGAACAGCACAGCGAGGCCTGGATGCAGCGGTCCCTGCAGTACCTCGCCGAGTTCGAGCCCTTCCTGGCCCAGGGCATCGTGCAGCCTAACATCATCGCACCCCCTCCCATGCTGCCGGTGCCCAGACCCCGATGGCTGCTGAGAGTGTACAGCTACGACGTCCTCTCGCGGCTTGAAGAGGTCAAGGCCAGGGTCACCTCCACGTTCGGGTCCATCCTGAAAATTGACTCGACCAAGAAGGTAAAAACGATTTGTTAACCCCATCATATTTACACAGAACATTTGCACAccaaattattgtttttaaaaaaacaaaaacaaaaaaaaccactaaaTTCTGTTGATTTTGTATGCGTTTTCAGGTGACAAAGAAGCTCGCGGGTGCTGCTGCCGGCACGGCTGCCTGGTCCACCAACGTGGGGAACGAGTTTGGGCAGGTCCTCATGTCCGTGCTGACCTCGCACGAGGGTGAGGGCCTGCTCCCCATGGCTAGCGGGCTGATGCAGCGGTACCAGAAAGCTGGCGAGGCTCCCCCTAAGCTCCTCTACGTGGACCGCGACTGCTGCTCCCTTGGCGGGGTGTTGAAGGCTGCTGCCATGTTCCCGGAGTGGGACCAGCTGGTCGTCCGGCTCGACGTGTGGCACCTGATGCGCCGGTTCGCAGCAGGCTGCACCACGGAGAGCCACCAGCTGTACGGCACCTTCATGGGGCGGCTGTCTGCCTCCATCTTTCAGTGGGCCGAGGAGGACGTTGCCCTGCTGATGGAGGCCAAGCGGTCGGAGCTCGAGGGGAAGCGGCGGGTGTTCGGCCTGACGGACGCCGAGGTCTCGCGCCGCATCTCCAAGAAGGAGCTGGCTCTCCACTGTCGCCGCCGGACTCGGGGAGCGGAGGAGACGGCACGGCTCTTGGCGGAGCTGATTG
Encoded here:
- the LOC131708057 gene encoding uncharacterized protein LOC131708057 → MPYRMWAFKLTCTQPECLGHKLTGAGLYKTVRRVLSIDGWYDMATEYLECRQCKKKVAGWSGHVLNQLDPAHRSLFPAILTYRLSCDMRVLRLMRERTLGNSATQLYNTLCEQHSEAWMQRSLQYLAEFEPFLAQGIVQPNIIAPPPMLPVPRPRWLLRVYSYDVLSRLEEVKARVTSTFGSILKIDSTKKVTKKLAGAAAGTAAWSTNVGNEFGQVLMSVLTSHEGEGLLPMASGLMQRYQKAGEAPPKLLYVDRDCCSLGGVLKAAAMFPEWDQLVVRLDVWHLMRRFAAGCTTESHQLYGTFMGRLSASIFQWAEEDVALLMEAKRSELEGKRRVFGLTDAEVSRRISKKELALHCRRRTRGAEETARLLAELIETFDGEKGLDTMGIPLLDHDRIQAIRLVQRRHLQCIQDPPGVQLYTKIGQLKKGGVTLPVYRCARGSTSLESFHLHLNRFIPGK